One Thermodesulfobacteriota bacterium DNA window includes the following coding sequences:
- a CDS encoding FAD-dependent oxidoreductase, translating into MRPFRHLHAQTVEEASALLKEYEGKAVLNAGGTDLIPTLKAECLPDYPEVVINIKTLPDLDYIKEEKGLVKIGALTKLSDIVRSPLLKENCKALVDAARSVATPQIRNVATLGGNLCQDVRCWYYRYPDHLGGRILCLRKGGTLCNALTGDHRYHSIFGAAPLLSYPCTSNCPAHTNIPAFLKEMRRGDLAEAARILLDFNPMPAITGRVCPIFCEPECNRTQFDEPVAIRSIERFLGDWVLERRDEFYASPKKKGGRSIAIVGSGPAGLAAAYYLRRAGHRITVFERASEPGGMLLYSIPAYRLPKEIVRRQIEALKAMGVKFKVGIPVGKELPLSSLMKDFDAVFLATGAWKERPLGIEAERYALSGLQFLNRVNEGLRELPGKRVAVIGGGNVAIDVARTLRRLGGEPVVIYRRTRAEMPAFKDEVERAAEEGVAFEFLAQPTEIVKREGDFLLKSIRIRLGPPDASGRPKPIPIKGSDFTAPFDAIIKAVGEEPDLSLLPAQFRKKVSKTDSSALWLGKNLFAGGDLVSGPSTVVKAIASAREAADLIERSLSGKSLFPSTGRSESPYASASFVEASRVRLPLLSVAERLKTMEKEEVGSLDPKEIETEASRCFHCGCIAVTPSDLGVVLTALEARVVTSKRTIDAQDFFTATATRSTLLEPEEVVKEVQIPIRRDGSRQSFLKFTLRTPVDFGIVSVASVLRIENGKCAGASIALGGVAPEPIRAKAAEEALIGHPIDEELASAAAQRAVTSAVPLPMNLYKVEITKTLIKRALLEASSP; encoded by the coding sequence ATGAGACCCTTTAGGCATCTTCACGCACAGACCGTCGAAGAGGCCTCGGCCCTCCTCAAAGAGTACGAAGGAAAGGCGGTCCTCAATGCAGGGGGCACCGACCTGATCCCGACCCTCAAGGCGGAGTGCCTTCCGGATTATCCCGAAGTCGTCATCAACATCAAGACCCTCCCAGACCTCGACTACATCAAAGAGGAGAAAGGTCTGGTGAAGATCGGGGCCTTGACCAAGCTCTCCGATATCGTCCGTTCCCCTCTGCTCAAAGAGAATTGCAAGGCCCTGGTCGATGCGGCCCGCTCGGTAGCCACCCCCCAGATCCGAAACGTCGCCACCCTCGGCGGAAATCTCTGTCAGGATGTCCGTTGCTGGTATTATCGCTATCCCGATCACCTCGGCGGAAGGATCCTCTGCCTTCGAAAAGGGGGAACGCTCTGTAACGCCTTGACCGGAGACCACAGATATCACTCCATATTCGGCGCAGCCCCCCTTTTGTCCTACCCTTGTACCTCAAATTGTCCGGCTCATACAAATATCCCCGCCTTCTTGAAGGAGATGAGGAGGGGCGATCTCGCGGAGGCGGCCCGGATCCTTCTTGACTTCAATCCCATGCCGGCCATCACGGGAAGGGTCTGTCCTATCTTCTGCGAGCCGGAATGCAACCGGACCCAATTCGATGAACCCGTCGCCATCCGGAGCATCGAACGCTTCCTTGGCGACTGGGTCCTCGAGAGGAGGGACGAATTTTACGCATCACCAAAGAAGAAGGGAGGCAGATCCATCGCCATCGTCGGCTCCGGACCTGCCGGGTTGGCAGCGGCCTACTACCTCCGGAGAGCGGGTCATCGGATCACGGTATTTGAGAGGGCTTCAGAGCCTGGCGGGATGCTTCTTTACAGCATCCCGGCTTACCGGTTGCCCAAAGAGATCGTGAGAAGGCAGATCGAGGCCTTGAAGGCGATGGGGGTCAAGTTCAAGGTGGGCATCCCTGTTGGAAAAGAGCTACCCCTATCATCGTTGATGAAAGACTTCGATGCCGTCTTCCTTGCGACCGGGGCCTGGAAGGAGAGGCCCCTCGGCATCGAGGCCGAACGATACGCCCTCTCTGGCCTTCAATTCCTGAACCGGGTGAACGAGGGGCTCCGAGAGCTCCCGGGAAAGAGGGTGGCCGTTATCGGAGGCGGCAATGTGGCCATCGATGTGGCCCGCACCCTCCGGAGGCTTGGAGGAGAGCCGGTCGTGATCTATCGCCGCACCCGGGCCGAGATGCCCGCCTTCAAGGACGAGGTGGAGAGGGCCGCTGAGGAGGGGGTCGCATTCGAGTTCCTTGCCCAGCCCACGGAGATCGTTAAAAGGGAAGGGGATTTCCTTCTAAAATCTATCCGGATTAGGCTTGGCCCTCCGGATGCCTCAGGTCGCCCCAAGCCCATCCCCATAAAAGGTTCTGATTTCACCGCCCCCTTCGATGCGATCATCAAGGCCGTGGGAGAAGAGCCAGATCTCTCTCTCCTCCCGGCCCAATTCCGAAAGAAGGTGTCTAAAACGGATTCATCGGCCCTCTGGCTCGGAAAGAACCTCTTTGCCGGGGGCGATCTCGTAAGCGGTCCCTCCACGGTGGTAAAGGCCATCGCCTCGGCCAGGGAGGCTGCGGATCTCATCGAGAGGTCCTTGAGCGGCAAATCGCTCTTCCCTTCGACGGGGAGGTCAGAATCCCCCTATGCAAGCGCCTCCTTCGTTGAGGCCTCCCGGGTCAGGCTTCCCCTGTTGTCCGTCGCCGAACGTCTAAAAACGATGGAAAAGGAGGAGGTGGGAAGTCTCGACCCGAAGGAGATCGAGACCGAAGCGAGCCGCTGCTTCCACTGCGGTTGCATCGCCGTCACCCCTTCTGACCTCGGCGTCGTCCTCACCGCCCTCGAGGCCAGGGTCGTCACCTCCAAGAGGACGATCGATGCCCAGGACTTCTTCACCGCAACCGCCACCCGTTCGACCCTTCTCGAACCGGAGGAAGTGGTCAAGGAGGTTCAGATCCCGATTCGCAGAGACGGCTCCAGACAAAGCTTCCTAAAATTCACCTTGAGGACACCGGTCGACTTCGGGATCGTGAGCGTCGCCTCGGTCCTCAGAATCGAAAACGGAAAATGTGCGGGGGCATCCATCGCCCTCGGAGGTGTGGCACCGGAGCCCATTCGGGCCAAGGCCGCCGAGGAGGCCCTCATCGGCCATCCCATCGACGAGGAGCTTGCCTCTGCTGCAGCTCAACGGGCCGTCACAAGTGCCGTCCCTCTGCCGATGAATCTTTATAAGGTCGAGATCACCAAGACCCTGATCAAACGGGCCCTCTTGGAAGCCTCATCTCCCTGA